GTCCAAGAACCGCAGCAAGAGCGTCAAGGGCTCTGCCAAGGGCCGTGGCCGCTCGACCAGGGGTCCGCAGCCGAAAGGGCGCGCCGTTGACGGTGATGGCGGTGACAAGGGCACCGAAGCTGGCGACGGCGAGGAGGGCGAGTGAGCCTTCCATCGCTTGAGGCAGATTGCAGCCAGTGCGCCGCGCTCTGCTGCGTGCTTTTGCCGTTCGATAAGTCCGACGCTTTTGCTTTCGACAAGGCAGGCGGCGAGCCGTGTAAACACCTCGACGGGTGCAATGCCTGCAGCATCCACGAGCAGCTCTCGGATCGCGGCTTCAAAGGCTGTGTCGCTTTTGATTGCCACGGGGCGGGGCAGCGTGTCGTCCAGGAGGTTTTCGCGGGTCGCACCTGGCGGGACGACCCAGAGCTGATGACCCGTATGGGACCGGTCTTTTACCGGATGCGGCGAGTCCACGACCTGCTGCTGCTCCTGCGAGAAGCCGACCGACTGCCGCTTTCGGGCAGCCAGCGAAGCACACATGCTGATCTGTTAAGCGTGCTGCAGCCGGAAGAAGGCTGGACCGAAAACAGTCTGAATGCCTTCGACCTCGCGGGGGCGGAAGCCGACGTCAGGCATTTTCTCTCCGGTCTCCGCGATATCGTCGCCGCCTGAGAAAGGCGGTAAGCTCAGGCCAGCGTGTCGCACCCGGGGAACATGTCGGCGCAGCCGGGAATTCCTGTTTCTGTCCCAGTTACAGGAGCGCCCCATGGCCGAAGCCTTCACCGATCTCGATCAGATTTTCCTCGCCGGCAAATGGCGCAAGGGTTCCGGCGAGACGCTGACCAACACCAATCCCTATTCTGGTGAAGCCATCTTCGAAATGAAGGCGGCCACGCCGGATGACGTTGATGAGGCATGCAAGTCCGCCAGGAAAGCGCAGAAGGAATGGGCGGCCCTGCCGCCGTCCGCGCGGTCTGCCAAGATGTCAGCGTTCGCTGACGCGCTCGAAGCGCGGCGCGAGGAAGTCATGGGCTGGATCACGCGAGAGATTGGCGGCACGCAGGTTAAAGCGGCGCTTGAAGTGCAACTCGTCCTTGGCGTCCTGCGCGAAGCGGCCGTCCTGCCCTTCATGGTGGAAGGCCGTATCCTGCCAGAGGATATTCCCGGCAAGGAGTCCCGATCCTATCGCCAACCTGTCGGCGTCATCGCCCTCATCAGCCCTTGGAATTTCCCATTGCAGCTTACCGCCCGCACGCTCGCGCCGGCACTGGCGGTCGGCAATGGCGTCGTGCTGAAACCTGCCAGCGATTCAATCGTCACTGGCGGGACGATCTTTGCGAAGCTGCTGGAAGAAGCGGGCTTCCCAGAAGGCCTCGTCAGCGTCCTGCCCGGCGGTGGCTCTGATATAGGAACAGCGCTGATCGAGCATGAAATACCGCGTCTCGTTTCCTTTACGGGCTCCACCCCGGTCGGCCGGGGCATCGCCGAAACGGTCGCGAAATCGGCCATCCTGAAACCGCTGGAGCTTGAGCTTGGCGGCAATGGACCGATCGTCGTTCTGGATGACGCAGATATCGAGGCGGCTGTCGATGCCGCCATCTGGGGCAAGTTCATGCATGCCGGACAGATCTGCATGGCGATCAATCGCATCATCGTCGATGACAGTATCTTTGATGAGT
This genomic interval from Thalassovita mediterranea contains the following:
- a CDS encoding aldehyde dehydrogenase family protein; the encoded protein is MAEAFTDLDQIFLAGKWRKGSGETLTNTNPYSGEAIFEMKAATPDDVDEACKSARKAQKEWAALPPSARSAKMSAFADALEARREEVMGWITREIGGTQVKAALEVQLVLGVLREAAVLPFMVEGRILPEDIPGKESRSYRQPVGVIALISPWNFPLQLTARTLAPALAVGNGVVLKPASDSIVTGGTIFAKLLEEAGFPEGLVSVLPGGGSDIGTALIEHEIPRLVSFTGSTPVGRGIAETVAKSAILKPLELELGGNGPIVVLDDADIEAAVDAAIWGKFMHAGQICMAINRIIVDDSIFDEFTDKFVERAKALKVGDPSKPDTFVGPLVNEDQADGVMELIEKAKSEGADCRLGGDRDGLLIPPHVFVDVDEDSCLCTNEIFGPVAPIVRAKDEADALRLANKTEYGLSSSVFTGDIERGVAFAKQVEAGMTHVNDQPVNDSPFSPFGGEKNSGIGRFNGRWAVDAFTTDHWITIQREPRQYPYSLDDLG